In Spodoptera frugiperda isolate SF20-4 chromosome 12, AGI-APGP_CSIRO_Sfru_2.0, whole genome shotgun sequence, a single window of DNA contains:
- the LOC118262919 gene encoding uncharacterized protein LOC118262919 isoform X2, with amino-acid sequence MTKLFTSKSSEFELEALEVHNEFRAEHGVPPLVLSKEISKYSQKWAEDLAKKDALAYSLNQNYGESVYCGWSPDPSTKIKARDCVEKWYSEINNFSFGREPDVLTCGHFTQIVWKGTREVGIGSAKSKSGKLYVVANYYPPGNYSGQFIKNVYPPGANQFKRSNNNQKETNNNLSPPSPSNQRNSKNLSDIASDLVNKFRSSTISSSISNEKFDEEFLKAHNEYRRKHGVAPLDLNKKLCKYAEEWAKTLAKKGETEHRDQNDYGENIFSAWSTDPNFTVTGRDPVDKWYSEVNFHRFGQEPLDLKSGHFTQIVWEDTKEVGVGVAKSKDGHIYVVANYNPPGNVIGSFAKKVKPPLN; translated from the exons Atg ACGAAACTCTTCACTTCGAAATCTAGCGAATTCGAGCTCGAAGCGTTGGAAGTTCACAATGAGTTCAGAGCTGAACATGGAGTCCCTCCTCTTGTCCTGAGCAAAGAGATCAGCAAATACAGTCAGAAATGGGCTGAAGATCTTGCAAAGAAAGATGCCTTAGCCTACAGCCTCAACCAGAACTATGGAGAGAGTGTATACTGCGGCTGGTCACCAGACCCTAGCACAAAAATAAAAGCCAGGGACTGTGTTGAGAAATGGTACAGTGAAATCAACAATTTCTCGTTCGGTAGGGAACCAGATGTTCTTACATGCGGACACTTCACCCAGATAGTTTGGAAAGGCACAAGGGAAGTAGGAATCGGCAGTGCCAAGAGCAAATCAGGGAAACTCTATGTTGTAGCCAACTATTACCCACCAGGAAATTACAGTGgacagtttattaaaaatgtttatcctCCTGGAGCGAACCAGTTTAAACGTAGTAACAATAACCAGAAAGAGACTAACAACAACCTATCACCACCGTCGCCATCGAACCAAAGGAATAGTAAAAACCTGAGCGACATTGCATCAGATTTGGTGAACAAATTCCGTTCTTCTACAATCTCTTCTTCAATTTCTAACGAGAAATTCGACGAAGAGTTTTTGAAGGCGCACAATGAGTATAGACGTAAGCACGGCGTAGCTCCActagatcttaacaaaaagctTTGCAAGTATGCCGAGGAGTGGGCAAAGACGTTAGCCAAGAAAGGGGAAACTGAACATAGAGATCAGAATGATTATGGAGAGAACATATTTTCCGCATGGTCTACTGATCCGAACTTCACAGTGACTGGAAGGGATCCTGTAGATAAATGGTACAGCGAAGTGAATTTTCACCGATTCGGCCAAGAGCCTTTAGACTTGAAGTCAGGACATTTCACGCAGATTGTTTGGGAAGATACAAAGGAGGTTGGTGTGGGCGTGGCTAAGTCTAAAGATGGTCACATCTACGTCGTTGCAAACTACAACCCTCCTGGCAACGTCATCGGTAGCTTCGCAAAGAAAGTTAAGCCTCCacttaattaa
- the LOC118262919 gene encoding uncharacterized protein LOC118262919 isoform X1, with product MKSPCVLPGCSVITKLFTSKSSEFELEALEVHNEFRAEHGVPPLVLSKEISKYSQKWAEDLAKKDALAYSLNQNYGESVYCGWSPDPSTKIKARDCVEKWYSEINNFSFGREPDVLTCGHFTQIVWKGTREVGIGSAKSKSGKLYVVANYYPPGNYSGQFIKNVYPPGANQFKRSNNNQKETNNNLSPPSPSNQRNSKNLSDIASDLVNKFRSSTISSSISNEKFDEEFLKAHNEYRRKHGVAPLDLNKKLCKYAEEWAKTLAKKGETEHRDQNDYGENIFSAWSTDPNFTVTGRDPVDKWYSEVNFHRFGQEPLDLKSGHFTQIVWEDTKEVGVGVAKSKDGHIYVVANYNPPGNVIGSFAKKVKPPLN from the coding sequence ACGAAACTCTTCACTTCGAAATCTAGCGAATTCGAGCTCGAAGCGTTGGAAGTTCACAATGAGTTCAGAGCTGAACATGGAGTCCCTCCTCTTGTCCTGAGCAAAGAGATCAGCAAATACAGTCAGAAATGGGCTGAAGATCTTGCAAAGAAAGATGCCTTAGCCTACAGCCTCAACCAGAACTATGGAGAGAGTGTATACTGCGGCTGGTCACCAGACCCTAGCACAAAAATAAAAGCCAGGGACTGTGTTGAGAAATGGTACAGTGAAATCAACAATTTCTCGTTCGGTAGGGAACCAGATGTTCTTACATGCGGACACTTCACCCAGATAGTTTGGAAAGGCACAAGGGAAGTAGGAATCGGCAGTGCCAAGAGCAAATCAGGGAAACTCTATGTTGTAGCCAACTATTACCCACCAGGAAATTACAGTGgacagtttattaaaaatgtttatcctCCTGGAGCGAACCAGTTTAAACGTAGTAACAATAACCAGAAAGAGACTAACAACAACCTATCACCACCGTCGCCATCGAACCAAAGGAATAGTAAAAACCTGAGCGACATTGCATCAGATTTGGTGAACAAATTCCGTTCTTCTACAATCTCTTCTTCAATTTCTAACGAGAAATTCGACGAAGAGTTTTTGAAGGCGCACAATGAGTATAGACGTAAGCACGGCGTAGCTCCActagatcttaacaaaaagctTTGCAAGTATGCCGAGGAGTGGGCAAAGACGTTAGCCAAGAAAGGGGAAACTGAACATAGAGATCAGAATGATTATGGAGAGAACATATTTTCCGCATGGTCTACTGATCCGAACTTCACAGTGACTGGAAGGGATCCTGTAGATAAATGGTACAGCGAAGTGAATTTTCACCGATTCGGCCAAGAGCCTTTAGACTTGAAGTCAGGACATTTCACGCAGATTGTTTGGGAAGATACAAAGGAGGTTGGTGTGGGCGTGGCTAAGTCTAAAGATGGTCACATCTACGTCGTTGCAAACTACAACCCTCCTGGCAACGTCATCGGTAGCTTCGCAAAGAAAGTTAAGCCTCCacttaattaa
- the LOC118262782 gene encoding MATH and LRR domain-containing protein PFE0570w-like, with translation MNVFFNIVCVGFITFVNAAGDINYDTVLTILKQAGNGAKRKTNVLNAVDKNEPVETLPVIPGFYLQKPKELSSSLFRNPSEWPDSLFSNLKNKNNSQTEGNVKKNNPRDGYLNAKIIKAVKNLNKYRQSQKIDNNKSNNNGDKVENTPVKVLLEHVLNSLKNEDTAKKQLKAQKNKEKLENDKILKQILTEIKDNNRYEKKEKREKVKKTYDDDHKRAKLETLIRMLLKMEKTNSEDETSTESTKTSEERSYTKEPRNAENVLKDILNALNNEDNDKIIEKSEPVVVIQSDPLNVLRANALAEHIASFRYGLSNSKAFHNNDKQKRPRGYLEALQVDYDSHDPDYKYTRRSKKSKEKTDGSREESSEEELEKNPGNPFTIHKNKYKQNWLYNHYMDGDHMNINPFGPQFGSLGPSGPELFFGRKWWYFNQDDYKPMG, from the exons ATGAATGTCTTTTTTAATATCGTTTGTGTG ggttttattacttttgtgaaCGCTGCCGGCGATATCAATTATGACACCGTTTTAACTATATTgaag CAAGCAGGTAATGGTGCG aaAAGGAAAACCAATGTATTAAACGCTGTTGATAAGAATGAGCCAGTGGAAACTCTGCCTGTTATACCTGGTTTTTATCTTCAGAAACCGAAAGAACTGTCAAGTTCCTTATTTAGAAACCCTAGTGAATGGCCAGACTCTTTATTcagcaatttaaaaaataaaaataacag CCAAACTGAGGGAAATGTAAAAAAGAATAATCCAAGGGATGGTTATTTAAAt GCGAAAATTATAAAAGCTGTCAAGAATCTCAATAAATATAGACAAAGTCAAAA AATTGATAACAACAAATCGAACAATAACggtgataaagttgaaaacacTCCCGTGAAAGTATTACTG GAGCATGTGCTGAATTCATTGAAAAACGAAGATACAGCAAAGAAACAACTTAAAGCTCAgaagaataaagaaaagttagaaaatgataaaatactg AAACAAATTTTGACGGAGATCAAAGACAACAACCGTtacgaaaaaaaagaaaa ACGTGAAAAAGTAAAGAAGACCTATGATGATGACCACAAAAGAGCTAAACTGGAAACTTTAATA AGAATgcttttaaaaatggaaaaaacgAATAGTGAAGATGAAACAAGCACTGA ATCCACTAAAACGTCTGAAGAGAGATCATATACAAAAGAACCTAGAAACGCTGAAAATGTAtta AAAGACATATTGAACGCGTTAAATAATGAAGATAATGACAAAATAATCGAAAA GTCTGAACCTGtt GTAGTAATTCAATCAGATCCATTAAATGTTTTAAGAGC aaatgcACTGGCTGAACATATAGCGTCATTTCGATATGGTCTATCGAATAGTAAAGCTTTTCATAATAac GATAAGCAAAAACGTCCAAGAGGTTACTTGGAGGCGCT ccaagTGGACTACGATAGCCAC gaCCCTGACTATAAGTACACCAGAAGGTCCAAAAAAAGCAAGGAGAAGACAGACGGTAGTAGAGAAGAGTCATCTGAAGAGGAATTGGAAAAAAATCCTGGCAATCCATTCACCATCCATaagaataaatacaaacaaaattggCTATATAATCATTAT ATGGACGGTGATCACATGAATATAAATCCATTTGGTCCCCAATTCGGAAGCCTAGGGCCTTCTGGTCCCGAGCTCTTCTTCGGAAGAAAGTGGTGGTATTTCAATCAG GACGACTACAAGCCGATGGGTTAA
- the LOC126910610 gene encoding uncharacterized protein LOC126910610 isoform X1 yields MDSARVIFMIIILQNVLDCQGISIKDQILQLLLQRSRREQESPEDLQIYVRGQASSEEFQEPFLNKATSQPTSQEGDEDFSRPVEDIMDDPPDYVAYDKPVARVIKDYYKIEQANKNKKAIIEAKLAKERELPDFPDPNYPQEDGGGPVEDPSMINMLDHAKPKRTHMEADCLFGRRGCLKRNRRYSRKRNFEVESDVELVPKASPLTFGHKIKVQPVDIFDQPSKLGDKVHLIEVGHDYKITSKSVTPFKLIELNENLEPNVEGQLVDITNNQSAHDLKRIENELFGEEFQLKPIISKKDNVTLNFLEEIFRNNHLSKTNQKLQMPVKVVESYEETTVKEDIILNKMQYLNKQLFETNRPKALQHKKENYELKRKPQPLIQIQNALYPNWSRNTSNEPTAAVTQQTLKYVTEGILPIEFSQQTEVPFTASQFFDKEPQPVPGHFQKDVEPLSSLLKPLVPEGTKINKAEQINHQLALLSPQTLQNSQGTEFTAPPQTQLNYQFQSIEKGSPIISNLPQNNIEPISSLIEETTVNESDQLMAITEANIIQSFDKENQPNPGFIPKDTEPISSLSQPLNAGDTSIYEPQQTLQNSVVTEANFPIESFQKDNQRIPGMPQKDTEPLSSLLQPIATDETSMQQSQQPIQNSESVVDPMTNSQSESQFQNVVTVANFPNQSFGKNEQNIAGFANISNPFLTGDTLVYKSQHTKDQPQQTDLMNSNVDVTTVLYETYYYDEHVEAITKKSSDKIDIMTLSSQQPYIEQNTVLTYLYQPTQNKLSQENLPESKTFTNDAQGSSTNVSYMPQTLENAKDIESTTILPEVFIDQKVVHLPKFPYDPSSNYETSVIEDNRPNESVPVAETENQLEYTTFFPKAMLDNEDSFTREAFDRENQVKLVSRQAQNQIVNEAPSPERENILMDDLNKNKMEMVQNPLQNEQVEETYQQQNFEEKKDVVAFEKNIDYTDQTFMSKVWPEPHFQQQQSAINEVQRQANLTALQGFPEDIANIPQKTSETNDNSEYMSKRQFHNDNEVAVPQAADGQFVPPTSYQPSLNENSMTAYSDYNKPQQQFHNDNEMIAPETVISEATPSISNQPMIDGYSKIAYSEYEKPQKQLYNDDKMIAPQSMVSQFLPSTSNQLIPNGNSMTVYSEYNKPQQLRNDNQMIVPETVVSEVPPSTNNQPNLNGNSMTAYSEYNKPEQLRNDNEMIAPETAVSEIQPSTNNQPIPNGNSMTTYSEYLKPQQQFYNKNTMIAPETVVSEVPPSTNNQPIPNGNSKTAYSEYNKPQQLRNDNEMVAPETAVSEIQPSTSNQPIPNGNSMTAYSDYNKPQQIHNEMIAQETVISEVPPSISNQPIPNGNSMTTYSEYNKPQQLRNDNEMVAHNEMVAPETVVSEVPPSISNEPIPNGNSMTAYSEYNKPQQLHNDNEMVAHNEMVAPETAVSEIQPSTNNQPIPNGNSMTAYSDNNKPQQQLHNDNDVIPPETVVSEIPPSISNQPISNEPQENLYNNNEAIAPQAVVSQFAPLPNRQPSFNENSNTAYSVHNNSNSKQQFFNDNKMIAQQTVVSPFASPPSRQQSFNGNSNIVYSGYNKPQQQFRNDIDVPAPQTVVSQYAPPPSDQPSFNGNSNID; encoded by the exons ATGGATTCTGCTAGGgtcatttttatgataataata TTACAGAATGTTCTAGATTGCCAAGGAATCAGCATTAAAGACCAAATACTACAGCTTTTG cTGCAGCGCAGTAGAAGAGAACAAGAATCTCCAGAAGATTTACAAATCTAT gTAAGAGGTCAAGCTAGTTCAGAAGAATTTCAGGAACCTTTTCTGAATAAG GCTACTAGTCAACCAACTTCACAAGAAGGAGATGAAGATTTT tctCGTCCTGTTGAAGATATAATGGATGACCCGCCTGATTATGTTgcatat GATAAACCCGTAGCACGGGTGATAAAAGACTACTACAAAATAGAAcaagctaataaaaataaaaaagccatTATCGAAGCTAAACT TGCCAAAGAACGGGAGTTGCCTGATTTCCCTGATCCAAACTACCCCCAGGAAGATGGA GGTGGACCAGTTGAGGACCCCAGCATG aTTAACATGTTGGATCACGCAAAGCCAAAAAGAACACACATG GAGGCTGACTGTCTATTTGGACGAAGGG GTTGCTTAAAACGAAATCGTAGATATTCTAGAAAGAGAAACTTCGAAGTTGAATCTGACGTCGAACTAGTACCCAAAGCCTCGCCACTTACTTTTGGTCACAAAATCAAAGTACAGCCTGTTGATATTTTTGACCAGCCTTCAAAGCTCGGAGATAAAGTACATTTAATAGAAGTAGGACATGACTATAAAATTACTTCCAAATCTGTAACACCCTTTAAATTAATCGAATTGAATGAAAACCTAGAGCCAAACGTCGAAGGCCAATTAGTTGATATTACAAATAATCAGAGTGCACACGATTTAAAAAGAATCGAGAATGAACTAttcggagaagaatttcaaCTGAAACCAATAATTTCAAAGAAAGATAATGTTACATTAAATTTTTTGGAAGAAATTTTCAGAAACAATCACTTATCCAAAACAAATCAAAAGTTACAAATGCCAGTAAAAGTTGTTGAATCTTATGAAGAAACTACTGTTAAGGAAGACATTATATTGAATAAAATGCAGTACTTAAACAAACAACTATTTGAAACGAATAGGCCAAAAGCATTACAGCACAAAAaggaaaattatgaattaaaaagaaaaccacAACCCTTAATTCAAATACAAAATGCATTATACCCTAACTGGAGCCGAAACACAAGCAATGAACCAACAGCAGCTGTTAcacaacaaacattaaaatatgtaacagaAGGAATATTACCAATAGAATTCTCACAGCAAACCGAAGTACCATTTACTGCTTCCCAGTTCTTCGATAAAGAACCTCAGCCAGTTCCTGGTCACTTTCAAAAAGACGTCGAACCACTTTCGAGTTTATTAAAACCATTAGTTCCAGAAGGAACAAAAATCAATAAAGCAGAGCAAATAAATCATCAACTAGCGCTTCTTtcgccacaaacattacaaaattcCCAAGGAACTGAGTTTACTGCACCACCTCAAACTCAACTGAATTATCAATTTCAATCTATCGAAAAAGGGAGCCCAATTATTTCTAATCTTCCTCAGAACAATATCGAACCTATTTCAAGTTTAATTGAAGAGACTACTGTTAATGAATCCGATCAATTAATGGCTATTACTGAAGCAAATATAATTCAATCGTTCGATAAAGAGAACCAACCTAACCCTGGATTTATTCCAAAAGACACAGAACCTATTTCAAGCTTATCCCAACCATTGAATGCTGGAGATACTTCAATTTATGAACCACagcaaacattacaaaattcAGTTGTTACTGAAGCAAATTTTCCAATTGAATCGTTCCAAAAAGATAACCAACGTATTCCTGGGATGCCACAGAAAGACACCGAACCTCTTTCAAGTTTATTACAACCAATAGCGACAGACGAAACTTCAATGCAACAATCACAGCAACCAATACAAAATTCAGAAAGTGTTGTTGACCCTATGACAAATTCTCAATCTGAATCACAGTTTCAGAATGTTGTTACTGTAGCAAATTTTCCAAATCAATCGTTCGGAAAAAATGAGCAAAATATTGCTGGATTTGCAAACATATCAAATCCATTTCTTACAGGAGATACTTTAGTTTATAAATCACAGCATACAAAAGACCAACCACAACAAACAGATCTCATGAATAGTAATGTGGATGTAACAACTGTTCTTTATGAAACATATTATTACGATGAACATGTTGAAGCTATAACCAAGAAATCAAGTGACAAAATTGACATAATGACGCTTTCTTCACAACAGCCATATATTGAACAAAACACTGTATTGACTTATTTATACCAGCCAactcaaaataaattatcacaaGAAAACTTGCCAGAGAGTAAAACTTTTACAAACGATGCCCAAGGATCATCAACGAATGTCAGCTACATGCCTCAAACATTAGAAAACGCAAAAGATATTGAATCCACAACAATTCTGCCTGAAGTTTTTATTGACCAAAAAGTAGTTCATTTACCAAAATTCCCATATGATCCATCGAGCAATTACGAAACATCTGTAATTGAAGATAACCGACCTAATGAATCTGTGCCAGTAGCAGAAACTGAAAATCAACTAGAATATACAACGTTTTTTCCAAAAGCAATGTTAGACAACGAAGATAGTTTTACTCGTGAAGCATTTGATAGAGAAAACCAAGTAAAGCTTGTTAGCCGTCAAGCACAAAACCAAATTGTAAATGAAGCACCATCGCCAGAAAGAGAAAATATCTTAATGGATGatctaaacaaaaacaagatggAAATGGTACAAAATCCACTGCAAAACGAGCAAGTAGAGGAAACATATCaacaacaaaattttgaagAAAAGAAAGACGTTGTAGCTTTTGAAAAGAATATTGACTATACGGATCAAACTTTTATGTCAAAAGTTTGGCCAGAACCTCATTTTCAGCAACAGCAAAGCGCCATCAACGAAGTTCAGCGTCAGGCTAATTTAACTGCATTACAAGGTTTTCCTGAGGATATAGCAAACATCCCTCAGAAAACGTCTGAAACGAATGATAATTCTGAATATATGTCAAAAAGGCAATTTCATAACGATAATGAGGTTGCAGTGCCACAGGCAGCTGATGGACAATTTGTACCACCAACCAGCTATCAACCGTCGTTAAACGAAAATTCTATGACCGCTTATTCTGATTATAATAAACCACAACAACAATTCCATAACGATAATGAAATGATAGCGCCAGAGACAGTTATTTCGGAAGCTACACCATCAATCAGTAATCAACCAATGATTGATGGATATTCTAAGATCGCTTATTCTGAATATGAGAAGCCACAAAAACAATTGTATAACGATGACAAGATGATAGCACCTCAAAGCATGGTCTCACAATTTTTACCATCTACTAGTAATCAACTAATCCCTAACGGAAATTCTATGACCGTTTATTCTGAATATAATAAGCCACAACAACTTCGTAACGACAATCAGATGATAGTGCCAGAGACAGTTGTTTCAGAAGTTCCACCATCAACTAATAACCAACCAAATCTCAACGGAAATTCTATGACCGCTTATTCCGAATATAATAAGCCCGAACAACTTCGTAACGATAATGAGATGATAGCGCCAGAGACCGCTGTTTCAGAAATTCAACCATCAACCAATAATCAACCAATCCCCAATGGAAATTCTATGACCACTTATTCTGAATATCTTAAGCCACAACAACAATTCTATAACAAGAATACGATGATAGCGCCAGAGACAGTTGTTTCAGAAGTTCCACCATCAACCAATAATCAACCAATCCCCAACGGAAATTCTAAGACCGCTTATTCCGAATATAATAAGCCACAACAACTTCGTAACGATAATGAGATGGTAGCGCCAGAGACAGCTGTTTCAGAAATTCAACCATCAACCAGTAATCAACCAATCCCCAACGGAAATTCTATGACCGCTTATTCTGATTATAATAAACCACAACAAATCCATAATGAGATGATAGCGCAAGAGACAGTTATTTCAGAAGTTCCACCATCAATCAGTAATCAACCAATCCCCAACGGAAATTCTATGACCACTTATTCTGAATATAATAAGCCACAACAACTTCGTAACGATAATGAGATGGTAGCGCATAATGAGATGGTAGCGCCAGAAACAGTTGTTTCAGAAGTTCCACCATCAATTAGTAATGAACCAATCCCCAACGGAAATTCTATGACCGCTTATTCTGAATATAATAAGCCACAACAACTTCATAACGATAATGAGATGGTAGCGCATAATGAGATGGTAGCGCCAGAGACAGCTGTTTCAGAAATTCAACCATCAACCAATAACCAACCAATCCCCAACGGAAATTCTATGACCGCTTATTCTGATAATAATAAGCCACAACAACAACTGCATAACGACAATGATGTGATACCGCCAGAGACAGTGGTTTCAGAAATTCCACCATCAATCAGTAACCAACCAATATCTAACGAGCCACAAGAAAATTTGTATAACAATAATGAAGCAATAGCGCCGCAGGCAGTCGTGTCACAATTTGCACCATTGCCCAATCGTCAACCATCGTTTAACGAAAATTCCAACACCGCTTACTCTGTACATAATAATTCTAATTCAAAGCAGCAATTTTTCAACGACAATAAGATGATAGCGCAACAGACGGTTGTTTCACCATTTGCATCACCACCCAGTCGTCAACAATCGTTTAACGGAAATTCTAACATCGTTTACTCTGGATATAATAAGCCACAACAGCAATTCCGTAACGATATTGATGTGCCAGCGCCACAGACAGTTGTTTCACAATATGCTCCACCGCCTAGTGATCAACCATCATTTAACGGAAATTCCAACATCGATTAA